One stretch of Mycteria americana isolate JAX WOST 10 ecotype Jacksonville Zoo and Gardens chromosome 16, USCA_MyAme_1.0, whole genome shotgun sequence DNA includes these proteins:
- the ANAPC11 gene encoding anaphase-promoting complex subunit 11, whose protein sequence is MRVRVRSWHGVASWLWVANDENCGICRMAFNGCCPDCKVPGDDCPLVWGQCSHCFHMHCILKWLNSQQVQQHCPMCRQEWKFKE, encoded by the exons ATGCGGGTGCGGGTGCGCAGCTGGCATGGCGTCGCCTCCTGGCTGTGGGTGGCCAACGACGAGAACTGCGGGATCTGCCGGATGGCCTTCAACGGCTGCTGCCCCGACT GCAAGGTGCCCGGCGACGACTGCCCGCTGGTGTGGGGACAGTGCTCGCACTGCTTCCACATGCACTGCATCCTCAAGTGGCTGAACTCGCAGCAGGTCCAGCAGCACTGCCCCATGTGCCGCCAGGAGTGGAAGTTCAAGGAGTGA
- the NPB gene encoding neuropeptide B: RPAAAPPPAGAGGPGPLPAAGSPAPPSINVRPPLASPVSGALLRSGSVRGVGRTAPRDPPAGAEGGSAGRGRVGVGTGTGTGPGGQGPSATRAGLRGRRRAAPSPRAPAPREDGPRAGEAGPPPGCKGGGGALRSRRHQAPCPLARLLRRPAEPWYKQAAGPRRYSVGRVPGLRSGLRRSPRARRSDTDGTAEPGPGVLLSGSALCVMDVAPKLRSCRALPGAPGALQCKADVTVSLDPGCLSADA, from the exons CGGCCGGCCGCCGCCCCTCcaccggcgggcgcggggggcccggggccgcttcccgccgccggcagccccgcgccgccctcaATAAACGTGCGGCCGCCGCTCGCCTCTCCGGTGTCCGGGGCCCTTCTGCGCTCGGGGTCGGTgcggggggtggggaggacagCGCCGCGGGACCCGCCCGCGGGGGCGGAAGGCGGCTCTGCCGGGCGCGGGAGGGTCGGTgtcgggaccgggaccgggaccggccccggcgggcagggccccTCGGCgacccgggcagggctgcggggccgccggCGAGCAGCTCCTTCCCCGCGGGCTCCGGCGCCCCGGGAGGATGGGCCGCGGGCGGGCGAGGCGGGCCCCCCGCCCGGCTGTAAaggcggcggcggagcgctgcGGTCCCGCCGGCACCAAGCGCCCTGCCCGCTAGCTCGGCTgctccgccgccccgccgagccctgGTACAAgcaggcggccgggccccgccgctaCTCGGTGGGCAGAGTTCCGGGGCTGCGCTCCGGCCtccgccgctcgccccgcgcccgccgctccgACACCGACGGCaccgccgagcccggccccggggtgctgcTGTCCGGCTCG GCGCTGTGCGTGATGGATGTGGCCCCCAAGCTGCGGAGCTGCCGGGCGCTGCCTGGAGCCCCTGGCGCTCTCCAGTGCAAGGCAGACGTGACCGTGTCCTTGGACCCCGGGTGCCTGAGTGCGGATGCCTGA
- the PCYT2 gene encoding ethanolamine-phosphate cytidylyltransferase isoform X1, with translation MLRNGAAGGGGPAAGGAAAHRPVRVWCDGCYDMVHYGHSNQLRQARAMGDYLIVGVHTDEEIAKHKGPPVFTQEERYKMVQAIKWVDEIAPGAPYVTTLETLDKYNCDFCVHGDDITLTIDGKDTYEEVKTAGRYRECKRTQGVSTTDLVGRMLLMTKAHHSNIDEDLDYRKHTDNFGKGPKGHSPWTGVSQFLQTSQKIIQFASGKEPQPGDTIIYVAGAFDLFHIGHVDFLEKVHQLAEKPYIIAGLHFDQEVNRYKGKNYPIMNIHERTLSVLACRYVSEVVIGAPYAVTADLLDHFRVTLVCHGMTEVVPDKDGSDPYEEPKRRNIFQLVDSGSNLTTDLIVQRIIKNRLEFEARNQKKEAKELAVLEAMKRLEEEKH, from the exons ATGCTGCGCaacggggcggcgggcggcggcggccccgcggcgggcggcgcggcggcgcacCGGCCCGTGCGCGTCTGGTGCGACGGATG CTATGACATGGTGCACTATGGCCACTCGAACCAACTACGCCAGGCTCGGGCCATGGGAGATTATCTGATTGTTGGAGTCCATACAGATG AGGAGATTGCCAAGCACAAGGGCCCCCCTGTCTTTACACAGGAGGAGAGGTACAAAATGGTGCAAGCCATCAAGTGGGTGGATGAGATTGCTCCAGGAGCTCCCTATGTCACCACACTGGAAACCCTGGACAAGTATAACTGTGACTTCTGTGTGCACGGTG atgaCATCACCTTAACGATAGATGGCAAGGATACCTATGAGGAAGTGAAGACAGCGGGGCGATACAG GGAATGCAAACGCACCCAAGGTGTGTCCACTACCGACCTCGTTGGCCGCATGCTGCTCATGACTAAGGCTCACCACAGCAACATA GATGAGGACCTAGACTATCGGAAGCACACTGACAACTTTGGGAAG GGGCCAAAAGGTCACAGTCCCTGGACTGGCGTCTCGCAGTTCCTACAGACATCTCAGAAGATCATCCAGTTTGCATCAGGGAAGGAACCACAGCCAGGAGACACTATCATCTACGTGGCCGGAGCCTTCGACCTGTTCC ATATTGGGCATGTAGATTTCCTGGAGAAGGTTCACCAGCTGGCAGAGAAACCCTACATCATTGCTGGGCTGCACTTTGATCAG GAAGTGAATCGCTACAAAGGGAAGAACTATCCCATCATGAACATCCATGAGAGAACACTCAGTGTCTTGGCCTGTAGG TACGTCTCAGAAGTGGTGATTGGAGCCCCCTACGCTGTCACTGCTGATCTGCTGGATCACTTCAGG GTAACACTTGTGTGTCATGGGATGACTGAGGTGGTGCCAGACAAGGATGGTTCTGATCCGTACGAG GAACCGAAGAGACGCAACATTTTCCAGCTGGTGGACAGTGGCAGCAATCTCACCACAGATTTAATTGTGCAAAGAATCATCAAGAACAG GCTGGAGTTTGAAGCTAGGAACcagaagaaggaagcaaaagagCTGGCTGTGTTGGAGGCCATGAAGAGACTGGAAGAGGAGAAGCACTAG
- the PCYT2 gene encoding ethanolamine-phosphate cytidylyltransferase isoform X2, whose translation MVQAIKWVDEIAPGAPYVTTLETLDKYNCDFCVHGDDITLTIDGKDTYEEVKTAGRYRECKRTQGVSTTDLVGRMLLMTKAHHSNIDEDLDYRKHTDNFGKGPKGHSPWTGVSQFLQTSQKIIQFASGKEPQPGDTIIYVAGAFDLFHIGHVDFLEKVHQLAEKPYIIAGLHFDQEVNRYKGKNYPIMNIHERTLSVLACRYVSEVVIGAPYAVTADLLDHFRVTLVCHGMTEVVPDKDGSDPYEEPKRRNIFQLVDSGSNLTTDLIVQRIIKNRLEFEARNQKKEAKELAVLEAMKRLEEEKH comes from the exons ATGGTGCAAGCCATCAAGTGGGTGGATGAGATTGCTCCAGGAGCTCCCTATGTCACCACACTGGAAACCCTGGACAAGTATAACTGTGACTTCTGTGTGCACGGTG atgaCATCACCTTAACGATAGATGGCAAGGATACCTATGAGGAAGTGAAGACAGCGGGGCGATACAG GGAATGCAAACGCACCCAAGGTGTGTCCACTACCGACCTCGTTGGCCGCATGCTGCTCATGACTAAGGCTCACCACAGCAACATA GATGAGGACCTAGACTATCGGAAGCACACTGACAACTTTGGGAAG GGGCCAAAAGGTCACAGTCCCTGGACTGGCGTCTCGCAGTTCCTACAGACATCTCAGAAGATCATCCAGTTTGCATCAGGGAAGGAACCACAGCCAGGAGACACTATCATCTACGTGGCCGGAGCCTTCGACCTGTTCC ATATTGGGCATGTAGATTTCCTGGAGAAGGTTCACCAGCTGGCAGAGAAACCCTACATCATTGCTGGGCTGCACTTTGATCAG GAAGTGAATCGCTACAAAGGGAAGAACTATCCCATCATGAACATCCATGAGAGAACACTCAGTGTCTTGGCCTGTAGG TACGTCTCAGAAGTGGTGATTGGAGCCCCCTACGCTGTCACTGCTGATCTGCTGGATCACTTCAGG GTAACACTTGTGTGTCATGGGATGACTGAGGTGGTGCCAGACAAGGATGGTTCTGATCCGTACGAG GAACCGAAGAGACGCAACATTTTCCAGCTGGTGGACAGTGGCAGCAATCTCACCACAGATTTAATTGTGCAAAGAATCATCAAGAACAG GCTGGAGTTTGAAGCTAGGAACcagaagaaggaagcaaaagagCTGGCTGTGTTGGAGGCCATGAAGAGACTGGAAGAGGAGAAGCACTAG
- the SIRT7 gene encoding NAD-dependent protein deacetylase sirtuin-7 has protein sequence MAAGGSLSRSERKAAARAEILQQEEQRDRRRQVSRIWRKPPAERSPEECQVLSESEDIVRELERRRKRRERLRRRQEEVCDEPEELKRKATELAAAVRNAKHLVIYTGAGISTAASIPDYRGPNGIWTLLQKGRSIRATDLSEAEPTLTHMSIACLHKHNLVQHVVSQNCDGLHLRSGLPRAAISELHGNMYIEVCTSCTPNREYVRVFDVTERTALHRHHTGRMCHKCGAQLRDTIVHFGEKGTLRQPLNWEAATEAASKADVILCLGSSLKVLKKYPRLWCMSKPPTRRPKLYIVNLQWTPKDDLAALKLHGRCDDVMRLLMAELGLEIPRYDRARDPIFALAEPLRPGEEGTHSRKPVAPPPGAEPPPGAEPPREEPPPPARPGGWLGRGCAKGARRRKSN, from the exons ATGGCGGCCGGCGGCAGCCTGAGCCGCTCGGAGCGGAAGGCGGCGGCGCGCGCCGAGATCcttcagcaggaggagcagcgggACCGGCGGAGACAG GTGTCCCGCATCTGGAGGAAGCCGCCGGCGGAGCGCAGCCCCGAGGAGTGCCAGGTGCTGAGCGAGAGCGAGGACATCGTCAGGGAGCTGGAGCGGCGCCGCAAGCGGCGCGAGCGGCTGCGCCggcggcaggaggag GTATGTGACGAACCAGAGGAGTTAAAGAGAAAGGCTACCGAGCTGGCTGCCGCTGTCCGGAATGCCAAGCACCTTGTCATCTATACAGGAGCCGGGATCAGTACG GCAGCTTCAATCCCAGACTACAGAGGCCCTAATGGCATATGGACAttgctgcagaagggcaggagcATCAG GGCTACAGATCTGAGTGAGGCAGAGCCCACACTCACCCACATGAGCATTGCCTGCCTACACAAGCACAACCTG GTGCAGCATGTGGTGTCTCAAAACTGTGACGGGCTGCACCTGCGGAGTGGGTTACCCCGAGCAGCAATATCTGAGCTTCACGGAAACATGTACATAGAG GTCTGCACTTCCTGTACACCCAACAGAGAGTACGTGCGAGTATTTGACGTGACAGAGCGGACAGCCCTGCACAGGCATCACACTGGCAGGATGTGCCACAAGTGTGGGGCACAGTTGAGAGATACAATCGTCCACTTTGGGGAGAAGGGGACGTTGAGACAGCCCCTGAACTGGGAAGCAGCAACAGAAGCTGCAAGCAAAGCAGATGTGATTCTTTGTCTGGGTTCCAGCTTAAAG GTTTTGAAAAAATACCCACGTCTCTGGTGCATGAGCAAGCCACCCACTCGTCGCCCAAAGCTGTATATTGTGAACCTGCAG TGGACCCCGAAGGACGACCTGGCCGCCCTGAAGCTGCACGGCCGCTGCGACGACGTCATGCGGCTGCTGATGgcggagctggggctggagatCCCGCGCTACGACCG GGCGCGGGACCCCATCTTCGCGCTGGCCGAGCCGCTGCGCCCCGGGGAGGAAGGCACGCACTCGCGGAAGCCGgtggccccgccgccgggcgccgagccgccgccgggggcCGAGCCGccgcgggaggagccgccgccgcccgcccgccccggcggctgGCTGGGCCGCGGCTGCGCCAAGGGCGCCCGGCGGCGGAAGAGCAActga